From Methanococcus maripaludis, the proteins below share one genomic window:
- a CDS encoding DUF2098 domain-containing protein, whose translation MTLDRNGKLIEIGSYVRYINTGTHGTVKAIEPKNDEEWVLLENDIYYRPELLELVERRKIEKKESEEELIERITNEDIDLEAAENGCGCSGAG comes from the coding sequence ATGACTCTTGACCGCAATGGTAAACTCATAGAAATCGGTTCCTATGTAAGATATATTAACACAGGAACTCATGGAACCGTCAAAGCAATTGAACCAAAAAATGATGAAGAATGGGTTCTTTTAGAAAATGACATATATTACAGACCCGAACTTCTTGAACTTGTTGAAAGAAGAAAAATCGAAAAAAAAGAATCGGAAGAAGAATTAATCGAAAGAATAACTAATGAAGATATTGATCTTGAAGCCGCTGAAAACGGATGCGGATGTTCAGGGGCAGGTTAA
- a CDS encoding TIGR03576 family pyridoxal phosphate-dependent enzyme, which translates to MDSLLELNRVNTAREIIRKKIQNTGRNSIYDLTGLCGGFEICEENLKLIETYVGPAIFSEKLNNAGLSHLSGNSKIHNAVCFNRTSSAILSTIMTISKSFEKLVHYVPEKPAHPSIPRSCKIFGMEYFESDSLEEILSKIDENSFTVITGATMDHKVVSEEIAGKIIAYAKSKNSPVFFDDASGARLRQLYGESPALEMGADLVVTSMDKLMEGPRAGLLAGNKNLVDQIYSEGLKFGLEAQAPIMAAVVTALESFDLNNLKNAFERAEKVDLSVLETEKVEYKKTPTGFIIKNPSEEKLIETALKLLENYGIVTITAAGMPGASKNIRIDFCSKDAERISDEYVINAVLNSLK; encoded by the coding sequence ATGGATAGTCTTTTGGAATTAAACCGGGTAAATACAGCAAGAGAAATAATAAGAAAAAAAATACAAAATACTGGAAGAAACAGTATTTATGATTTAACGGGTCTTTGTGGCGGATTTGAAATCTGTGAAGAAAACCTAAAATTAATAGAAACATATGTTGGGCCAGCAATATTTTCAGAAAAACTAAATAATGCTGGTTTAAGCCATTTATCAGGAAATTCCAAAATTCATAATGCAGTATGTTTTAACAGGACTTCTTCGGCAATATTGTCCACAATAATGACCATTTCAAAGTCTTTCGAAAAACTGGTGCATTATGTTCCTGAAAAACCTGCACACCCCTCAATTCCACGGAGTTGCAAAATATTTGGAATGGAATACTTTGAAAGTGATTCTTTAGAAGAAATTCTCTCAAAAATTGATGAAAATTCATTTACGGTAATAACTGGAGCTACCATGGATCACAAAGTAGTTTCTGAAGAAATTGCAGGAAAAATAATAGCTTACGCAAAATCTAAAAATTCTCCAGTATTTTTTGATGATGCTTCAGGAGCACGCTTGAGACAATTGTACGGAGAATCACCAGCTCTTGAAATGGGTGCAGATTTAGTTGTAACCAGCATGGACAAATTAATGGAAGGCCCAAGAGCAGGCCTTCTTGCAGGGAATAAAAACTTAGTTGACCAGATATATTCTGAAGGTTTAAAATTTGGACTTGAAGCGCAGGCCCCAATAATGGCCGCAGTTGTAACTGCTCTTGAAAGTTTTGATCTAAATAATTTAAAAAATGCATTTGAACGTGCAGAAAAAGTTGATTTATCAGTACTTGAAACTGAAAAAGTTGAGTATAAAAAAACTCCAACCGGATTTATAATAAAAAATCCATCAGAAGAAAAATTAATTGAAACTGCACTAAAATTGCTTGAAAATTACGGAATAGTTACAATCACTGCGGCAGGTATGCCTGGTGCAAGTAAAAACATAAGAATAGATTTCTGTTCAAAAGATGCAGAACGAATTTCTGATGAATACGTAATAAATGCGGTTTTAAATTCTTTAAAATAA
- a CDS encoding 2-oxoacid:acceptor oxidoreductase subunit alpha has product MTKVNFMQGNMACVEGAIKAGCKFFGGYPITPSTEIAEGMAKRLPKIGGFYSQMEDEIASIASIIGASWAGTKSMTATSGPGMSLMLENIGYAYMTETPCVLVNVQRGGPSTGQPTAAAQGDMMQVRWGSHGDYEPIALCPSSVQEMYDFTILAFNYAEKYRIPVFVMADEILGHMREKVVLHDDIEILNREKPEEKPCTKPYPFGKEVPPMPTFGEGYNIHVTGLTHGENGYPDVSAETHDKLVRRICNKILENKDDIVLYEGKYMDSETMFICYGTPSRTVKHTVETLREQGQDVGYIRLKTVFPFPDKLIAGLKASKIIVPEMNLGQISGEVMKYAKCEVVGCGKIGGELHRPEDLKELI; this is encoded by the coding sequence ATGACAAAAGTTAACTTCATGCAGGGAAACATGGCATGCGTTGAAGGTGCAATAAAAGCAGGATGTAAATTTTTTGGAGGGTATCCAATTACCCCTTCAACTGAGATTGCAGAAGGAATGGCAAAAAGACTTCCAAAGATTGGCGGGTTTTATTCACAAATGGAGGATGAAATTGCAAGTATCGCATCAATAATCGGTGCAAGCTGGGCAGGTACAAAGTCAATGACAGCAACAAGTGGCCCGGGAATGAGTTTAATGCTTGAAAATATCGGCTACGCTTACATGACTGAAACACCTTGCGTTTTAGTAAATGTCCAAAGAGGTGGCCCTTCAACAGGACAGCCAACTGCAGCAGCTCAAGGAGACATGATGCAGGTAAGGTGGGGAAGTCACGGGGACTATGAACCGATAGCACTCTGTCCTTCATCAGTTCAGGAAATGTATGATTTTACAATACTTGCTTTTAATTATGCAGAAAAATACAGAATACCTGTTTTTGTTATGGCAGATGAGATTTTAGGACACATGAGAGAAAAAGTAGTTTTACACGATGATATTGAAATATTAAACCGTGAAAAACCGGAAGAAAAACCATGTACCAAACCATATCCGTTTGGCAAAGAAGTTCCACCAATGCCCACATTTGGTGAAGGATATAATATCCACGTAACAGGATTAACTCATGGGGAAAATGGGTACCCTGACGTTTCAGCAGAAACACACGATAAACTGGTTAGAAGAATCTGCAACAAAATTTTGGAAAATAAAGATGACATTGTATTATACGAAGGAAAGTATATGGACAGTGAAACAATGTTTATCTGCTACGGAACTCCTTCAAGAACTGTAAAACACACGGTTGAAACTCTAAGGGAACAAGGACAAGATGTTGGATACATCAGGTTAAAAACTGTATTTCCATTTCCTGATAAATTGATAGCAGGATTAAAAGCCTCAAAAATTATCGTTCCAGAAATGAATTTAGGGCAGATTTCTGGAGAAGTTATGAAATATGCAAAATGCGAAGTAGTTGGTTGTGGAAAAATCGGTGGAGAACTACACAGGCCCGAAGACTTAAAAGAATTAATTTAA